The Anaerolineae bacterium region AAGCTTGCCGATATCATTCCTGTGAAAGATGCTATCTATTATCTCAAAGATCAAATCAAAAAGATGTTCGGCAAAAAAGGGGACAAGATTATTAATATGAACTATGAAGCGGTGGATAAGGCTATTGATAATCTGGTTGAAATCAAATATCCAAAAGATTGGGCCAATGCCGTTGATACAGCACGTGAAGTCAAAGAAGAACCTGATTTTGTCAAAAACGTAATGCGTCCCATTTTGTCTCAACAGGGTGATAAACTTCCGGTCAGCGCGTTTACGACAGATGGTATTTTCCCAATGGCAGGTTCAAAGTATGAAAAACGAGGGGTGGCAATCAATGTTCCTGAATGGATAGCAGATAACTGCATACAGTGCAATCAGTGTTCAATGGTCTGCCCTCATGCGGCCATACGTCCGGTCCTCTTGACGGATGAAGAGCTGGCCGGCGCTCCCGAAGGATTTGAAACAAAAAAGGCCGTGGGCAAGGGCATTGAAGGCTATCATTTCCGCATGCAGGTAAATACTTTAGACTGTATGGGTTGCGGCAACTGTGCCAACATATGTCCTGCCAAGAAGCCGGCTCTGGTTATGAGTCCGCTTGCTACTCAGACAGAGGTTCAGGTGCCAAACCATGAATTCAGCGTTGAGCTGCCGGTGAAAGATAATCTGGTCAACAGGAATACAATCAAGGGAAGCCAGTTCTGCCAGCCGTTGCTTGAGTTTTCAGGAGCCTGCGCAGGATGTGGCGAAACTCCTTATGTAAAGCTTCTTACACAGCTCTTTGGGGAGAGGATGATCATTGGAAATGCAACAGGCTGCAGCTCTATCTGGGGAGGAAGCGCTCCTGCTGTTCCTTACTGTGTTAACAAGGATGGTTTTGGCCCTTCCTGGGGCAACTCCCTCTTTGAAGATCCCGCGGAATTTACCTATGGTATGTTTCTGGGCGCCTTGCAGCAGCGCAGCAGGCTGGCTGGTTTAATTCAGGAGGCTCTAAATACGGATATTCCACAGGAGATAAAGGGTGCCATGTCCGGCTGGCTGGAGAACATGAAAGATGCCGGAGGATCCGGAAAGTACGGGGATCAGCTTAAAAAGCTTTTAGCCGGCTGCAAGGGCAATCCGCTTCTGGATGAAATAGCCGGTATGTCCGGGCTGTTTACAAAAAAGTCATACTGGATTATTGCAGGAGACGGCTCTGCTTATGATATTAGTTTTGGCGGCATTGATCATGTGATGGCTACAGGCGAAGATATAAATATCCTTGTGCTTGATACCGAAGTATATTCAAACACAGGCGGTCAGTCTTCCAAGGCTACTCCAACCGGATCTGTTGCCAAGTTTGCGGCATCCGGCAAAAAGACATGCAAAAAGGATATGGGCCGCATGGCAATGACATACGGTTATGTATATGTGGCTAATGTTGCAATGGGAGCTAATAAACAGCAGCTTGTTAAAGCTTTTACAGAGGCTGAAGGATATGACGGTCCATCCCTGATTATGGCTTATTCTCCCTGCATAAATCACGGAATTAAAAAAGGTATGGGCATGAGCCAGGAAGAGGCAAAGCTGGCGGTTAATTGCGGCTACTGGCCTTTGTATCGCTTTAATCCTCTGCTAAAGGCTGAAGAGGAGAACCCCTTTATACTTGATTCCAAAAAGCCTGATGGAACTCTTCAGGAATTTTTGTCAGGCGAAGTGCGTTATGCTTCTTTGCAGAAAACATTTCCGGAAGAGTCCAAAAAGTTGACCGTCCGTCTTGAAAAGGAGTATGTGGAGCGATATGAAAACCTGAAACTGATGGCTGATCCAATGGCAATCTGCAAAAAGAAATAAGAAATTTTTTTTGACAGGATTAACAGGA contains the following coding sequences:
- the nifJ gene encoding pyruvate:ferredoxin (flavodoxin) oxidoreductase, producing MAKKMKTIDGNTAAAHVAYAMSDAAAIYPITPSSSMGELCDEWAAGGRKNIFGQTMTVRELQSEAGAAGTVHGCLASGALTTTFTASQGLLLMIPNMYKIAGELLPAVFHVTARAIAGHALSIFGDHQDVMAVRQTGFALLSSNSVQEAMDLALVTHLSAIEASIPFIHFFDGFRTSHEIQKVEMIDYDDMAGLINMDAVKAFRARGVNPERPELRGTAQNPDIYFQGLEAANSYYRKIPVIVGNYMKKVSALTGRKYRLFDYVGDPDAERIIVSMGSSCETIEEVVNYLTARGERVGLVKVRLYRPFSIEHLFAAIPATADRITVLDRTKEKGAVGDPLYLDVCAAYMERGEMPTLINGRYGMGSKEFNPGMVKAVFDNMNSAGPKNHFTVGITDDVTHTSLEVEEGLDVAPEGTVQCKFWGLGADGTVGANKSAIKIIGDNTDMYAQAYFAYDSKKSGGITMSHLRFGDTPIKSTYLIDSADYIACHKANYVNIYPILEGIKHGGIFVLNSDWTLKDMENRLPAHMRRTIARKNLKFYNIDAVKIASEIGLGGRINMIMQTVFFKLADIIPVKDAIYYLKDQIKKMFGKKGDKIINMNYEAVDKAIDNLVEIKYPKDWANAVDTAREVKEEPDFVKNVMRPILSQQGDKLPVSAFTTDGIFPMAGSKYEKRGVAINVPEWIADNCIQCNQCSMVCPHAAIRPVLLTDEELAGAPEGFETKKAVGKGIEGYHFRMQVNTLDCMGCGNCANICPAKKPALVMSPLATQTEVQVPNHEFSVELPVKDNLVNRNTIKGSQFCQPLLEFSGACAGCGETPYVKLLTQLFGERMIIGNATGCSSIWGGSAPAVPYCVNKDGFGPSWGNSLFEDPAEFTYGMFLGALQQRSRLAGLIQEALNTDIPQEIKGAMSGWLENMKDAGGSGKYGDQLKKLLAGCKGNPLLDEIAGMSGLFTKKSYWIIAGDGSAYDISFGGIDHVMATGEDINILVLDTEVYSNTGGQSSKATPTGSVAKFAASGKKTCKKDMGRMAMTYGYVYVANVAMGANKQQLVKAFTEAEGYDGPSLIMAYSPCINHGIKKGMGMSQEEAKLAVNCGYWPLYRFNPLLKAEEENPFILDSKKPDGTLQEFLSGEVRYASLQKTFPEESKKLTVRLEKEYVERYENLKLMADPMAICKKK